Within Dysgonomonas sp. HDW5A, the genomic segment GCGTCTTGATGAGTGTCATAGTTATGACTTCGTGTAACATGTCCGCTTTTAAAAACGGAGTCAAAGGAAATGGCAATATGGTTTCTAAAGAAATAGCCATAGACGATTACAATAGCATTTCAGTAAGTAACCAGTTTGATATTGTCTACACACAAAAAGTAGATGAGAAACCTTATTTACGTATCGAAATCGATGAAAACCTAGTTAATTATGTATCGGCAACAGTAGAAAACAACAAGTTAACGATAGAGTCTACCTCAGAGATTAATCCTAAGTATTATAAAATATATACTAACTCGACTTCTTTATCTGAGCTTTCGGCTGGTGGAATAAATGATATCGAATTAAAAGACTCGATCTATTCCGAAAATCTGCAAATATCAGGGTCGGGAGCCGGACATATTACAGCCAAAAATCTGCATTGTAAGAATATAAACATAAATATGTCAGGTATTGCAGATATAACTCTTGGTGGAGAAGCTTCTAATCTAAATATGTCTGTTAGTGGGAAAGCCAATATTAATGCATACGAGTTGGAATCGGAGAATGCAGATTGTTCTGTATCAGGAATGGGATATGTCGATATATATGCATCCCAAGTACTTTCTGCTCATGTTAGCGGTGTAGGGAAAATCAATTATAAAGGGAATCCGAAAGAAAAAAATCTATCAACCAGTGGCATCGGTAGTATAAAAGCAAAAGAATAGTCTAAAAAACTATTTTGTTGTAACATATCATCAAACAAAAGAGTCTTACATAAAAAGACGGGGAGAATTGCTATTCTCCCATACAAGATATTCACTTTACTTAAATTGCAATTATGAAAAAAATCTTAGCTGTCCTATGTGTACTAGTCGCAATCACATCCTGTAAGGCAAGTTCCAACTCTTCCACTAAAGGGAATAAAAAAATAACTTCTGTTGAAAAGTCTGTAACTTCATATTCTGAAATATCCGTTGCCGGATCTTGTGATATCATTTATGAACAGAAGTCCAATCAGAAACCGTATTTGCGTATTGAAATAGATGATAATCTTCAACAATACGTAAAAGCTCAAGTCAAGAATGGTGTCTTGCAAGTATCACTAGACGGTAGAAACATTCAACCAAGCAAATTCAGGGCTTATACAAACTCTGCCTCTCTAACTAAGGTAAGAATAGCCGGATCGGGAGATGTGACACTCAAAAATGAGCTTAAATCTCCTTCATTAAATATATCCATAGCAGGTTCGGGAGACCTAACTGCCGAGAACCTTCAATGCAACGATTTCTCTATTTCTATAGCAGGTTCGGGTGATGCTGAATTGAAAGGCAAGGCAACCAACAGCAATATTTCGATAAGTGGAAGTGGCGATATAGATGCCGGTAATCTGGTAACAAAAAACACAATCTGTTCAATACAGGGTTCGGGAGGAGCCAGAGTATATGCAACTGAAGAACTCACTGCAAAAATAAGTGGTAGCGGAGATATTCGATTTAAAGGAAATCCCATAAAACTCAACAAAACAGTTAGAGGATCGGGAAGTATATCTTCTTTTTAAAATATAAAACGCCCTTTTTTAAGTAAAGCCGATATTTGCAATATAGATTGCGAGTGTCGGCTTTATAAGTAGTTCAACAAACCTATCGAAATAAATTTACTCAATTTGTTTCAGTGGGTTTGTTGCATTATGTATCTTTGTCTTATATATGGATATGGATAATCTACTACAAGAACTCAACGGATCACAACGTGAAGCTGTTGAATATAATGACGGTCCCTCACTCGTTATAGCCGGAGCCGGATCGGGTAAGACACGTGTACTTACTTACAAAATTGCCTATTTACTACATCTGGGGCTTCCCCCGCACAATATATTATCGCTCACTTTTACCAACAAAGCGGCACGTGAAATGAAAGCACGTGTAGGACAATTAATGGGCGAAAGTGTAGCACGCCGTTTATGGATGGGTACATTCCACTCGATATTTTCAAGAATTCTCAGAACCGAAGCCGAAAAGATTGGATTCACGTCTAATTTTACCATCTTCGATTCAGCCGATTCACGTAACCTGATAAAGACCATTATCAAAGAATATCAGTTGGATGATAAAGTGTACAAGCCCGCCCGTATACAATCGATGATTTCCAATGCAAAGAATGCTTTAGTATCGCCTATTGCCTATGCCCAAAGTAAAGAGATGCAGGAATATGATATGAAAGCTAAAGTTCCGATGGTTAAGGATATCTACAGATCGTACAATGCCCGTTTGCAGGCGTCTAACACCATGGACTTTGATGATTTGCTATATTATACCAATAGATTATTCAGAGACCACCCTGAGGTCTTAAAGAACTACCAGGATCGTTTCCAGTTTATTCTAGTAGATGAGTATCAGGATACTAACTTTGCTCAATACCTTGTAGTTAAACAATTGGCTGATGCACATCATCGTGTATGTGTGGTAGGAGACGATGCACAAAGTATCTACTCGTTTCGTGGAGCTAATATCGATAATATTCTTAATTATAAGAGTAATTATCCCGAAGCTCGTATATTTAAACTTGAACAGAATTATCGTTCTACTCAGAATATTGTAAATGCAGCCAATAGCCTTATCAAACAAAATAAGGGGCAGATACAAAAAAATGTTTTTTCAGAAAATCAGGTAGGCGAAAAACTCGAAGTAGCCAGTGCATTCTCGGACTTCGAAGAAGGAGTAATCGTTGCCAATAAAATACAAGACCTCCGACGACATAGAGATTCATCTTACAGTGATTTTGTAATTCTTTACAGAACCAATGCACAGTCGCGTGTATTCGAAGAGTCGCTTCGTAAGAAGAATATACCGTATCGTATATATGGCGGACTTTCGTTCTACCAACGAAAAGAAATAAAAGATGTTATTGCCTATTTTCGTATGGTAGTCAATCCGAAAGATGAGGAAGCATTTAAACGTATCATCAATTATCCGACCCGGGGAATAGGAAATACGACAGTGGGTAAGATTGTAGATACAGCCCAGCTTCACAATCTCAGTTTATGGGAAACGATAAGTGATCCGTTAGGTCATAATCTGAATGTAAATGCAGGAACAGCTAAAAAGCTTAAAGATTTCCAAATTCTAATTGATGGCTTTATAAAGGAATTGCCTGTAGCTTCAGCATACGAATTAGCTACTAAAATAGTCAAGGAAAGTGGTATCGCCAGAGAAGCTTATCAAGACCAAACACCTGAAGGAATGAGCCGTCAGGAGAACTTACAGGAGCTTTTAGGTGGTATACATGAATTTTGTGAATCGAGAGTGGAGGAAGGCGAGCAAAATATCGGATTGATTGATTTCTTATCCGAAGTTTCGCTATTGAGTGATCAGGATACCGATAAGGAAGGGGATCATGAGAAAGTAACTATGATGACTATTCATGCCTCGAAAGGACTTGAGTTTAAGAATGTGTTTGTTGTTGGATTGGAAGAAGATCTTTTCCCGTCCTCTATGACTAAATCCGAACCCAAAGGCTTGGAAGAGGAACGTCGCTTATTTTATGTAGCCATAACCAGAGCCGAACAGTTTTGTATGCTTACCTATGCAAAGAGTCGTTTTCGTAACGGGCAGACCAACTCCTGCAATCCAAGTCGGTTCCTTAAAGATATAAATCCGGAGTACCTCAATGCCAATGCAGGTGTATTGGAAGGCAGTATGGGTGGATTCTCTCAACAAACACAAGGCAGCTTCTGGGATAATGTACGTAAAAACAGAGAAGAGAAAGAGGAAATTAGGCAGGTACAACTAAGAGAGGATTCGATTTTCGAAAGCCCCCAGATACCATCACGAGAAAATAAATACTCTAAGCCCAACTTTGTAAATGCACGAACCGCCGAGCCTAAAACGCCTCTAACAAAGGATATTTATGGTATACAAGTGGGTGCGGTAATCAAGCACGAACGATTCGGTATAGGTACAGTTAGTGCTATTGAGGGTGATGCCGCGAGTCGAAAAGCGACTGTCGAGTTCGAAAATGCTGGGGTAAAACAATTACTCTTAAAATTTGCCCGATTCGAGATTATCGGTTAATTATAAAGCCAACTCGTTATAAATGATACGGGCCATATCCTCATATCCTTTTTGATTGGGGTGTACGCCATCCATCGTAAAAACGCCTCTATTTGTGTGTACATCTGTTGGCGGAACCCAATATGGCTCTTTTGAAAAGTCCCAGTCACATAAGTTATAGAAGTCTATGCAATGAACCTTATATTTATTGCAACATTCAACAACTGCATCTCTTTTTCGGAGCCAATTGTCTGATCTTGAAAATTTATTGAATCTGTTACTTCGTTTTTGAGGTAAAGTGGTACAAAATACCAGAAATGGTCTTTCGGGAGAAATATCCTCAGCACTTAACATATGAGTACTGTCATCCATGTTATAATGCTTATCGATTTTTTCTATTATATGTGCTACTGCCTGTATAAAAGTATAACCTGAATAATCTTTTGTAATGTCGGTTTCTTTGACCGGAATTTCATCTGTTGCCCCAAAAGTACCTACTTCACCCTTTACTCCGGCATCATTTCCTCCTACTAAACAGATTATAATATCAGGCTTATAGTCAAAAATCAGCTGCAATTGTGCATCTCTGGCTAACTGACTTGTTGTGTATCCGGGAAAGCCTCCCGCATATACTTCGGCTCCTGTTAATTCTTCAAGTGCCGATTTATACCACGGGTATTCCGATGAAGAAATACTGTCGCCATATAAAAGAATCTTTTTTCCTTTTAATGGGATTTTCATGTTTTTACGGTATACTTTTAATTGATTGATATCTTTGCTCTTATGCCCATAGTTACAACTCGGTGCAGAGAGTATAAACATCAGCAAGATTATTGTAAACCTGACTACTGTAGATAGGTTATTAGACTTAGATAATATCATAAGATAGGTTCTCTAAAATTAGTAGGCAGACCTCATAAAAAAGAAAGCCACCTTTAAATTAAAGTTGACTTTCTTCTTTATAGTAGTAACGTTTTTATTTAAGCTTCGCTATCATCAGCGTCTTCGTTTACCGGAGCTATCAGCTTGTAACCTTTTCCGTGAATATTGATAATTTCAATTTCAGGATCAGCTTTTAACAGCTTTCTAAGCTTAGTAATATAAACATCCATACTTCTGGCATTAAAGTAGTTATCATCTACCCATATTTGTTTTAAAGCATGGTTACGTTCCAAAATATCATTAGCATGAGCACAAAGTAATCCTAAAAGTTCCGATTCCTTTGTTGTCAATTTGGTACTCTCTCCACTAATGGTTAGGATTTGTTTTTGAGTATCAAAAACCATTTTACCAAATTGATATACTTGACGATCTTTACCTTTTTTGCCTTTTACTCTTCTGAATATAGCTTCGATACGAAGCACCAATTCTTCCATACTAAAAGGTTTGGTAATATAGTCATCAGCTCCGGCCTTAAAGCCATCCAAGATATCATCCTTCATATTTTTAGCTGTTAAAAATATAATTGGAATATCCGGATTAATTGCTCTAATTTCTTTTACCAATGTTATTCCGTCTTTCTTGGGCATCATTACGTCTAAAACACATAAATCGTATTTTTCTTTAACAAAACCCTTATACCCGGCTTCTCCGTCCGGATATAAATCTGTGTCGAATCCTTTAGCTTGGAGGTACTCTCTGAGTAACATTCCTAGGTTTTCGTCATCTTCACATAAAAATAATTTCAACTTCTCTTCCATAATATCTCTACTTTATATTGAATAAACTTATAATAAATTTGGTTCCTTGTCCCAATTCACTTTCTACTTTAATAGTTCCTTTATGATCTTCAACTATTTTCTTAACATAAGCCAGACCTAATCCAAAACCTTTTACATCGTGTAGGTTTCCGGTAGACACCCTAAAGAAGCGTTCAAAAATCTTTTTAGCATCTTCTTTTTTTATACCTATTCCATTATCTTCAACACTTATATATATCTTATTGTTTTGATTCCATGTCCTTATCATCAATTCTAAGGTCACATCTTCGCGTCTATATTTAAGTGCATTATCTAACAAATTAAATAAAACATTTGTAAAGTGCATTTCATCTGCACTTATTAATGTATCATTTGCTTCGAGATCAATATCAATTTTTCCTCCGAATTTTTCAACCTTAAGCTGAAAAGTGTTCGCTACATTTACGATTACATCATTTGCATCTAACTCTTTGAATTTCAGCGTTGCCTTTTGCTTCTCGAAAAGAGACATCTGCAAAACCTTTTCTACCTGAAAACTCAGACGTTTAGTTTCATCATTTATAACACTTGATATGTGTTTAAATATTTCCGGTGACTTCATTATTCCCGGATCTTTTAGCATCTGGGCAGCCAAAGAAATTGTCGATACAGGAGTCTTCAACTCGTGAGTCATGTTATTCATAAAGTCGCTCTTCATTTCCGACAAACGCTTTTGTCTGAATATTAAATAGATTGATATTATAAATGTCACTAAAAGAATTAATGTAAATACAAAAGCCGGTACTATAAACGAAATCTCATCACTAAAAAGATAATCTTTCTTTGTAGGAAAAGATACCCTCAGGTAGTTTAACTTATCAATAGGATCATTAGGATATAATACCTGAGTATATAATGCATTCTTATCAGGCTCTCCATAATTCTCCTGTTTATATACAGGTTTATCATTTTTATCTACAATTTCGAACCGAAATGGTAAATCGATACCATTGTATCGGAGTTCGTCTTTTATATTATCGTTTAATGTTTTATAATTTAATTTTTCATCCAGAGGAACTGTACTTGATGTTTGAATTAATTTATAGATCACATTATCTAATAACTGCCTTTGATAATCGTAACGTTGCTTAAATAATTCTTGTATATTAAACGATGCCTGTGCTAAAGCATTTGCTCCTCCACGCGAAGCATTGTTGCTCTTTGGCGATTTTATACTGGTCGTTTGAGAAATATTATACTCCATATTCATGATCGGAGCACCCGTAGGGTCAGTAATTTGTATTTGCTGAGTATGTGTTACGGTTTTTTCTCCTCCTAATGGATCTTTATACCCATTTTTATTCTGAAAATCAATAATTTCCTGATCCAGATATTTTTTAGTCTGATCCAGTTCTAAATTTTTAGATACTTGGTAAAGGCTTCTGCTTACTGCCTCTTCAAACTGATCATTCCTCATTTTAAGGGAGATACGGAAATAACTAATCTGCAAGTACAGTAGACCGAAAAAGGTGAAAGCCATCACCCCTGCGAGTAACCATATCGTTGATTTTTTCATTTTCTTTTATTTTCCATATACATTATAACCGAGCAATTATCAAGTACCTATGATATCTTAAAACAAAGATAATCTATTTTTGTTTAACATTTAGACTTAAAAATCGAAGATCTCTTTTTTTTTATTTTATTAAAAATCTTAGACAAAAATAAAGAAAATAAATAGAATTCATCTATAAAACCCCATCAAAGTCTATTAATATAGAACACAGACGATTCATCTACTACTCTGTAAGAGTAAATCGAAGACTTATTCCGAAATTAGTATTGGATGTTGGGTAGGAACTTGATGATATTAGTGGTGAATTTACAACACGATCGTAGAAAGCCCGTAGTAATAAGGCTCTGCTTAATGTGTATTCGGCCGATAGTTTGAGTGTCAATATCGTACTACCGCTTGTAGCATCAGTAAATCCTTCGTCTATCCGGCGTATCAAAGCATGATTTGTTCTTCTGGAGATATCGGCGGTCACATTTAAATCATTATTAAATCCTCTGTCGTTTTTAATCGGCAGTCCTATCAATTTATTAAATTCGTTAATACGATACCCTGCACCCAAAACAAAATCCTTTTGGAGTGTCTCTACAATTTGGAATGATGTTATGCTGAGGTTCAACATTCTGGAATAATTATATCGTGCTTTCAAAGTCAGGTTATTAGTCATAGTACCTTCCGCTCCCAGTAGTGGATTGAACTGTTCGATAAGGTTAACAGAAGATATGTCGTATGCCGAGGTTGGAAGAGGCATAGCTACATCATCCAGACTCTTTATGAATCCTATATTATCACCGGCTTCAATCCAAGTTAGGAACGACGAATATGATCCGACACTGTATTGAGCTGTATAGGCATGTGATAGAATAAAATTCTTGAACTTATCTTTAAACCAAGGTAAGGTTGTCAATCCATCGTAATTTACTCGCCAGTTAGGCAACATCGACAATAATTTCGGGAATGCAGTCAAAGCAATATTATTGGCACTACCTCCACTTGTATAGGCTGAAAGAAATGCAGGAATCAGAACATCCGGTGAATTTGGATTCACAACTCCATTGGCTGGATCAAATAACTTATTACCTAATCCTGCCTCAGCGATAAAACCAACATTAGGATAATAAATACCCGAATATTTATCCGTCAATCGTTTTGCTATAATATCCCTGTTTTTTAAGAACTTACTAAATGATGCTGATTTATAGTTATTTCCAATATTACTACTTTCGAAACTCGATCCAATGGCAATTGTACTCATCGTAAAGCTACCTCCAAATATTTTTGTGACATTAGCCTGAGTATCGTACTGGAATGTGGTCCGGTCATTTTTTTCATGCAAAGCAGTCAGCCTGACTTTCAATCCGCGTATAGGTTCTATCTGGGCTTCGAAATCGAATTTACTAATTGAATTATATACCGCAGGACTTATGCTCATTTCATTCAACACCAGCCAGTCATTACGAAGCGATTTATCGATATACTGTTCACCACCGTCGAACCCAAAAGCAAACCCAACACCGGGGGTCATTCCATATTCGGTTTGTTTTTGTCCAAAGACATCTCCAATGCCCGGTCGGAAGCCTCCGATGGCTGTTTCTTCACGAGTAGAGTAATTAAATGAGACTGATCTTACTGACATTAATCCTCGAGCTGTATACTGGGCTATTTTATATAAAGTGGTCTCTTCCTGATCTCCTTTTTCGACAATATTGATTTTTATTTGTGCCGTATCCTTCGTTGTGATACGTATGGTATTTTCGTCAACACGCTTGTATTTAACTTTAAACAACTTAGTACCTTGTCTAGCTACAAGCTGAATATTCTTCGTATTCATCCCATGCTTCACGATGGTTGCAGAATCGGTATTTAATCGAACCTCCTGCTCGAAACGTTTCTTTCGGTTCTCGGAAGGGCGTCTCTCTCTTTGGGCATTCTGACGACGACGGTTAATATCGAATTTATCATTTACTTTCTTCAAGAAGGGAGATCTATTGTATAGTGATGTAAGGTCTAACCTATTATTGAATGTCAAGGTCAGATTATTAGTTATGGTATTTCCTACCTCTACAGTAGTATCTATAACCGCTCCCCGATCCCAAGTGTAGCCACTGTCGTAATTGGCCGATGAGCTGATCCAGTCTAAAAACGGTATATTATTTAGAGGCAATGCATATGTTACCCTGGCAGTCTGTCTGTATGCCAGCGGGTCTCCCAGATTACGTATGCTTCGCAAAACATCATCTCGCCAAAGCTCATAATCATCTCTATTCAATTTTTTATTCACCTGCAAAAAAGGCTCTTCTATTTCGGCTCGGGTACCTGTTTGAATACTTATTTTTAAGTTTCTTAATAGATCCCAATTAATACTAAAGTCTCGATCCCAATAAAAGTTCTGGCTCCAAGTCAAAAATAAGTTTTCATTAGTACTGCCTCCTCCTAAAATATATCCATCTAAATCTCTTACCAATGTTTCTGTATAAAAACGTGTCATATACGAATTGAAAGATATATTGCTCGGCAAATAATTTATTCCCAGAGACTTCGGATATTTAGCCAATGGTGCTTTGCTTTGCATGCTCTTAAATGGAGCCCAAGTCTTCATCGAAGGTGAATATGAATAGTTTAAGCTTGCTTTGTAATTCTTCGTCTGATCGTAAACTGTAGTCGGATTCTTCACTTCGGTCTGACTATATGCGTAGCCGAAAGTAAAGTTTGCAGGGTCATAAGGCATTGGAGTCTTACTCTGAATATTTACTTTCATATTGGTTAAGCTCAAATTCTTTGTCGTAGTTCGGTCTTGAGCTAAACTTTTTATTGAATCTTTTTCGGCTCTTGTTTCTACAATGCTCAACGATTCTTTCAAAGTTACATCCTGATCCAACGGATCATATTTAGGTGTAGTAGTTTGATTAGAATAAGAATAATAAAGGGGCAGATTCACTTTTGCTTTCTCGGGTAAGAACCTTCCTAAATCTACAGTTGTAGCAATATCATACGAATAAAAATCATCTAAACGCCGTTCCATCAGGTTTTGATCGATTGAACCAAATCCGGAGGTTTCTTTTCTTCCCGAAAAAGAAATTGTTCCAACATCCGACAATGCAATGTTCAGATTGCCTTGTGCCGCCCATCCATTCTCATCGTCATAGTCTGTCAATCGCAGTTCATTCACCCACACCTCGCCTGATTTTACCGTACGCGAATTATTACGTATACCGATCATTATTACGTTTACTTCCGAAAGACTTGGATTACCGATAACAGTTATCTTATTGGCAACCTTCTCCGGATCGTAATCCGAATATCGCTCTGTATACGAAACTTTCGACCCAACCTGTCTCTTCTCCTTATTTCTTTTAAGTTTCAGATTCTTTAAAATCTCCAAAGGAAAATCAAACATGTTATTAGTTGGCCATACGATCCGTTGGTCGGTGGGGTTATTCGTATTATAATTCCCGGCAGGAGTTATAGATAAAGGTATTTCGTATTCGTAATAATTACTTCTATAATCGGATCCTAATCTCAGAAAAACGGTCATCTCACCATCGGCAATTGGGGGACCATCGATAAGTTCCTCTGCATGAGTAAACATTTGCAAGCGTTTGTAGCGACGAAGATCATAACTGGTCGGCTTAAATACAGCTCTGGCATCTTCCGGCTCCAGTTTTAAAACCTGCAAAGCAAGTGCTTGCTCATTCTCTTGTCTTACCTGAGGTTGACTAGGATCTAAAATACGTGTAACTCCCGGAGGAAGAACATAATTAACAGGAGTTTTTGTACTGTTTTCTTCAATATTTACAGCGAATATATTTAGTGATCCCAATCCTTGATTTATACCATCCTGAAGGGTTTGTGTGTATACTCGCCAATCACCTCTCACTAAATCGAGTGTACCGAACCTCAAATACGTAGTTTGTTTGAAGCCGGTAAGAAACATACGCATAAAACGTATTGAAGTAAAATCTTTAATATTTCCTACTACTTCTTTTTGAGGCGTACGGATAGGTACCTGAAACTGATACCATGTTATATTTCCTTTCTGACCGTTACGTAACTCCACTTCAACAGTACGCTTATCTGAAATGAAATTTCTTCCCACCTCCATTTGGTCCGGCTGTAAATGTACCTTGTATTGGTAATACCGTTCGTTCTCGTTCATGGTATTATCCTGATCCAAATCTTCTACATCCGGATGAATGGTAGCTGCCATCGAAAAACCGTTTGCACCCGAATCTCCCTCTGCAGAGTTTCCTTCGGTTCCATTAAAGTATTTATACCTTGCAATAATACCCAGTCTCTCTCTATCATAATCTGCCCCACGATAATGGTGGTACTTATCGCCTGATAAGTCATTTAACGGCGAAAAAGGGTCTTGCAACATGGCAGCCTCTGTTGCTCCCGAAATCTTAGACCTAAAAGTTGCCAGATATTTTGCGTATGTTTCGAATTGAGCTTCTTCGGTTCTACTCAAACCGTTTAAACCCACATCTTGTTTAGCTATAGAAGCAGCTCCCCCCGAAAGGTCAAAGGCATATACCGTAGATTGACGGGTAGGAACCTTACCCCAAACATTATAGGTATAAGCTGATGGATCATCATCTAAAGGAAGCCCGTTTTCATAAAACTTCCGACCGTCTTTTAATATGTCTTCCGAGATATCTCCCAGATTAAAATATAAATCTCCTCCATCATTTTTATACTTCGCTTGATCATTATACACAAAAGGATCCATCAGCCAAAATTGGATATACTCAATATTGGTACTTTCAAAATCTCTGTTATCTATCTTGCGGGTAATCCCTCCCCATCTTTTGTCCGGGTTTAGCAATGTACCTTCGGGAGTGATATTTGTAGCATCGAGGTTATACATACCTCTTTCCTGAGGGTAGTAAGTTAAGTTAAGAGT encodes:
- the sprA gene encoding cell surface protein SprA translates to MKKNFKYFILLSLFICGISLFSGTTGRIDYILPDINAEVALPQDTGAIYPVRKTQITNYEDLIQKTPVDLRDPSNVKTEVEFDVKHNIYLFRTKIDDGEWVTPFTLNPQQYMDYSLKESMSQYFRAKNSEAFDQKDKKEEFSLKDIKVNLGSLERIFGPGGVQLKTQGYTEVSAGIRHTTTENPTLALKNRSRTMFDFQQKIQMNVNASVGDKVNFGLNYDTEATFDFDSKRLKLAYEGDEDEIIKYLGAGNVALNTTNSLISGGASLFGIRADLQFGKLRVNTVISQQESETQSVGSKGGVQTTNYQFDASKYDENQHFFLTRYFRDKFDDGMSKLPFVNSPILITRIELWVTNKRGNFDNARNIVGFVDMGEHGDNIKNKNKWTSQGSSIFPSNTANNLYSVVNSTYAKARNISDVNEVLTNQAGLVSGQDYEKLESARLLDANEYTVNTQLGFVSLKSALADDEVLAVAFEYTMNGQAYRVGEFASEIPNKVQQGTKSGALFIKLVKPVALSPNSYAWDLMMKNVYRLGDRQIQKDKFRLNITYLSDTTGTYINYLPAGAIQNKLLLRVMNLDRLDAQENPHPDGIFDFLPGFTILPETGRIIFPVVEPFGSHLRKQIANDAIADQFVYQQLYDSTQFVAIQIADRNKFRISGSYRASASNSVINLNAMNVARGSVVVTANGIPLVENADYTVDYSAGTVTILNQALIDAGTPINVTLENQALFSMQRKTLLGMNLSYEFTKDFTVGATVMHMYERPLTMKVGIGEEAIKNTIWGLNTSYRAQSQWLTNLIDKLPFLTATAPSQIALNAEFAHMIGGHYQNQYLHGYSYLDDFESAKSTVSLNNPYAWKLSSTPSMFPESKLNDNIEYGNNRAHLSWYTIDNLFTRKNSSLRPDYINADSLSNHFVREIQQSEIYPNRDILANEPPLISTLNLTYYPQERGMYNLDATNITPEGTLLNPDKRWGGITRKIDNRDFESTNIEYIQFWLMDPFVYNDQAKYKNDGGDLYFNLGDISEDILKDGRKFYENGLPLDDDPSAYTYNVWGKVPTRQSTVYAFDLSGGAASIAKQDVGLNGLSRTEEAQFETYAKYLATFRSKISGATEAAMLQDPFSPLNDLSGDKYHHYRGADYDRERLGIIARYKYFNGTEGNSAEGDSGANGFSMAATIHPDVEDLDQDNTMNENERYYQYKVHLQPDQMEVGRNFISDKRTVEVELRNGQKGNITWYQFQVPIRTPQKEVVGNIKDFTSIRFMRMFLTGFKQTTYLRFGTLDLVRGDWRVYTQTLQDGINQGLGSLNIFAVNIEENSTKTPVNYVLPPGVTRILDPSQPQVRQENEQALALQVLKLEPEDARAVFKPTSYDLRRYKRLQMFTHAEELIDGPPIADGEMTVFLRLGSDYRSNYYEYEIPLSITPAGNYNTNNPTDQRIVWPTNNMFDFPLEILKNLKLKRNKEKRQVGSKVSYTERYSDYDPEKVANKITVIGNPSLSEVNVIMIGIRNNSRTVKSGEVWVNELRLTDYDDENGWAAQGNLNIALSDVGTISFSGRKETSGFGSIDQNLMERRLDDFYSYDIATTVDLGRFLPEKAKVNLPLYYSYSNQTTTPKYDPLDQDVTLKESLSIVETRAEKDSIKSLAQDRTTTKNLSLTNMKVNIQSKTPMPYDPANFTFGYAYSQTEVKNPTTVYDQTKNYKASLNYSYSPSMKTWAPFKSMQSKAPLAKYPKSLGINYLPSNISFNSYMTRFYTETLVRDLDGYILGGGSTNENLFLTWSQNFYWDRDFSINWDLLRNLKISIQTGTRAEIEEPFLQVNKKLNRDDYELWRDDVLRSIRNLGDPLAYRQTARVTYALPLNNIPFLDWISSSANYDSGYTWDRGAVIDTTVEVGNTITNNLTLTFNNRLDLTSLYNRSPFLKKVNDKFDINRRRQNAQRERRPSENRKKRFEQEVRLNTDSATIVKHGMNTKNIQLVARQGTKLFKVKYKRVDENTIRITTKDTAQIKINIVEKGDQEETTLYKIAQYTARGLMSVRSVSFNYSTREETAIGGFRPGIGDVFGQKQTEYGMTPGVGFAFGFDGGEQYIDKSLRNDWLVLNEMSISPAVYNSISKFDFEAQIEPIRGLKVRLTALHEKNDRTTFQYDTQANVTKIFGGSFTMSTIAIGSSFESSNIGNNYKSASFSKFLKNRDIIAKRLTDKYSGIYYPNVGFIAEAGLGNKLFDPANGVVNPNSPDVLIPAFLSAYTSGGSANNIALTAFPKLLSMLPNWRVNYDGLTTLPWFKDKFKNFILSHAYTAQYSVGSYSSFLTWIEAGDNIGFIKSLDDVAMPLPTSAYDISSVNLIEQFNPLLGAEGTMTNNLTLKARYNYSRMLNLSITSFQIVETLQKDFVLGAGYRINEFNKLIGLPIKNDRGFNNDLNVTADISRRTNHALIRRIDEGFTDATSGSTILTLKLSAEYTLSRALLLRAFYDRVVNSPLISSSSYPTSNTNFGISLRFTLTE